The proteins below are encoded in one region of Limisphaera ngatamarikiensis:
- a CDS encoding pseudouridine synthase yields the protein MLIAFHKPCGVLSQFTPDHPGQLTLAQFGFPPRVYPIGRLDADSEGLLLLSDEPALTARILDPRHAHPREYWVQIERIPTPETLRQLERGVRIGNHLTRPCRARFLEPPPQILPPEADPAQHPIALGPQPPFILPARNPPVRYRKTVPDCWIALELHEGKNRQVRRMTAAVGHPTLRLIRVRIGQFWLGSLPPGHWRILTPAERQAVLARP from the coding sequence ATGCTCATCGCCTTCCACAAGCCCTGCGGCGTCCTCTCCCAATTCACACCCGATCACCCCGGCCAATTGACCCTCGCACAGTTCGGGTTCCCACCCCGCGTCTACCCCATCGGCCGCCTCGACGCCGACTCCGAAGGCCTTCTCCTCCTCTCCGATGAACCCGCCCTCACCGCACGTATCCTCGACCCGCGCCACGCACACCCGCGCGAATACTGGGTCCAAATCGAACGCATCCCAACCCCGGAAACCCTCCGCCAGCTCGAACGCGGCGTGCGCATCGGCAACCACCTCACCCGACCCTGCCGCGCCCGTTTCCTCGAACCACCACCCCAAATCCTCCCGCCCGAAGCCGACCCCGCCCAACACCCCATCGCCCTCGGCCCCCAGCCCCCGTTCATCCTGCCCGCACGCAACCCGCCCGTCCGATACCGCAAAACCGTGCCGGATTGCTGGATCGCCCTCGAACTCCACGAAGGCAAAAACCGACAGGTCCGCCGCATGACCGCCGCCGTCGGACACCCCACCCTCCGCCTCATCCGCGTCCGCATCGGCCAATTCTGGCTCGGTTCCCTTCCCCCGGGTCACTGGCGCATCCTCACCCCCGCCGAACGCCAGGCCGTCCTCGCCCGACCCTGA
- a CDS encoding N-6 DNA methylase: MVHRVQRELTKEEIQNIARTYHAWRGEQDTGQHWDVPGFCKSATLEEIRQHGYVHPGTICGHGGGCRTRQAL, translated from the coding sequence ATGGTGCACCGCGTCCAGCGGGAGCTCACCAAGGAGGAGATCCAGAACATTGCCCGCACCTACCACGCCTGGCGGGGCGAACAGGACACGGGCCAGCACTGGGACGTCCCCGGTTTCTGCAAGAGCGCCACGCTGGAGGAGATCCGCCAGCACGGGTACGTTCACCCCGGGACGATATGTGGGCACGGTGGTGGATGTCGGACACGACAAGCCCTTTGA
- a CDS encoding nucleotidyltransferase family protein, producing MTLEQLLREKREDILLVCARYGARNVRVFGSVARGEADAQSDLDFLVELEPGRTLFDLGGLQYDLEQLLGCPVDVVTERGLKVRIRDRVVQESVPL from the coding sequence ATGACCCTTGAACAACTACTCAGAGAAAAGCGTGAAGACATCTTGCTCGTTTGCGCCAGGTACGGCGCGCGGAATGTCCGCGTCTTCGGTTCGGTGGCGCGTGGGGAAGCGGACGCACAAAGCGACCTGGACTTCCTTGTCGAGCTGGAACCGGGGCGGACCCTCTTCGACCTGGGCGGGCTCCAATACGATCTGGAGCAACTGCTCGGCTGCCCGGTGGACGTCGTGACCGAACGCGGGCTCAAGGTGCGGATCCGTGACCGCGTGGTTCAGGAGTCGGTGCCGCTGTGA
- a CDS encoding HepT-like ribonuclease domain-containing protein has protein sequence MRDPKERIRDILESIAAIERYLDRGRAAFEQDELLQGWFVRHLQIIGEAARALPEEVRALAPDIEWTKIIGMRNVLVHGYFDIDRDLVWDTARRDVPALKPPMERLLKRLEEPGYGR, from the coding sequence GTGAGAGACCCCAAAGAACGGATACGGGACATCCTGGAGTCGATCGCGGCCATTGAGCGCTATCTGGATAGAGGCCGGGCCGCCTTCGAGCAGGACGAGCTCCTGCAGGGCTGGTTTGTCCGGCACCTGCAGATCATCGGCGAGGCCGCAAGGGCACTGCCCGAGGAAGTGCGGGCGTTGGCGCCCGACATTGAGTGGACCAAAATCATCGGTATGCGCAATGTCCTGGTCCACGGCTATTTCGATATCGACCGGGATCTCGTCTGGGATACTGCCCGGCGCGACGTCCCGGCACTCAAACCTCCCATGGAACGATTGCTGAAACGATTGGAGGAGCCGGGGTATGGCCGCTGA
- a CDS encoding N-6 DNA methylase, with protein sequence MLFIDARRMGRMMDRVPRELTKEEIQNIARTNHAWQGEHNAGQHREIPGFCKNPTLKEVRKHGQVRTPAGMSVPKSATMIMSPLGRRWRGSGSNSKNSRQRQQELEAAIEAMPRMPGFSMQR encoded by the coding sequence GTGCTCTTCATCGACGCCCGCCGGATGGGCCGGATGATGGACCGCGTCCCTCGGGAACTCACCAAGGAGGAGATCCAGAACATTGCCCGCACCAACCACGCCTGGCAGGGCGAACACAACGCGGGCCAGCACCGGGAAATCCCCGGCTTCTGCAAGAACCCAACGCTCAAGGAGGTGCGCAAGCACGGCCAGGTCCGTACCCCCGCCGGCATGTCGGTGCCGAAGTCCGCGACGATGATCATGAGCCCTTTGGGGAGAAGATGGCGCGGCTCGGGAAGCAACTCCAAAAACAGCAGGCAGAGGCAGCAAGAGCTGGAAGCGGCCATCGAAGCCATGCCGCGCATGCCGGGGTTTTCAATGCAACGTTGA
- a CDS encoding Fic family protein, whose translation MINATHNKTTRAGRSVRQPAGYRAFIPAPLPPDPPLALSGSLQEAPSAADCALGRLDGAVLTLPNPDLFVFMYVRKEAVLSSRIEGTGSSLQNLPAAEAQLFDPEMPKGVQEVANYVRALNHGLARPAELPVSVRLIREIHAMLMAGLRGGRLTPGELRTSQNWIGPAGATPSTATFVPPPPHKVSQALAYLERFLLSDPSLPPLIQVGRAHARFETIHPLLDGNGRPGRLLITFLLTEKRLLRKPVLYLSHYFKRHRAGYYDRPQAVRDAGDWEGWLEFFLRGVAEVSAAATATAAAILRMREDYRNRITEHLGRAAANGHRGMDHLFDHLIITMATVRDWLGITPVGANQIVNRLEAIGLLREITGHARNRRFRFEPYLELFEEPEEAQP comes from the coding sequence ATGATCAACGCGACCCATAACAAGACCACACGCGCAGGTCGTTCTGTGCGCCAGCCCGCTGGTTACCGCGCCTTCATCCCCGCGCCGCTGCCGCCCGACCCTCCTCTCGCCCTGTCCGGCTCCTTGCAGGAGGCGCCCTCCGCTGCCGACTGCGCCTTGGGACGGTTGGATGGCGCCGTGCTCACCCTGCCCAATCCCGATCTGTTCGTATTCATGTACGTGCGCAAGGAGGCCGTGCTCTCCAGCCGGATCGAAGGCACCGGGTCGTCGTTACAAAACCTGCCGGCCGCCGAGGCGCAACTGTTCGATCCCGAAATGCCCAAAGGCGTGCAGGAAGTGGCCAACTACGTGCGTGCCCTGAACCATGGCCTCGCGCGCCCGGCCGAGCTGCCGGTGTCGGTGCGGTTGATCCGCGAAATTCACGCCATGCTGATGGCAGGGCTGCGCGGCGGGCGGCTCACACCGGGGGAACTGCGCACGAGTCAAAACTGGATCGGCCCGGCGGGTGCCACGCCCAGCACGGCCACGTTCGTCCCCCCGCCGCCGCACAAAGTGTCGCAGGCACTCGCGTACCTCGAAAGATTCCTCCTCAGCGACCCAAGTCTGCCGCCACTCATCCAGGTGGGCCGGGCCCATGCCCGGTTCGAGACCATCCACCCTTTGCTCGACGGCAACGGCCGCCCCGGGCGACTTTTGATCACCTTTCTCCTCACCGAAAAACGCCTCCTCAGGAAGCCCGTGCTCTACCTCTCGCATTATTTCAAACGACACCGGGCCGGGTACTATGACCGCCCGCAAGCCGTGCGCGACGCGGGCGATTGGGAGGGCTGGCTCGAATTCTTCCTGCGCGGCGTGGCCGAAGTCAGTGCCGCGGCCACAGCCACCGCCGCCGCCATCCTGCGTATGCGTGAGGACTATCGAAACCGCATCACCGAACACCTCGGTCGTGCTGCCGCCAACGGCCACCGTGGGATGGACCACTTGTTTGACCACCTCATCATCACAATGGCCACCGTGCGCGACTGGCTCGGGATCACCCCCGTTGGCGCAAACCAGATCGTCAACCGCCTCGAAGCAATCGGCCTGCTGCGCGAAATCACCGGCCACGCGCGCAACCGGCGGTTTCGTTTCGAACCGTACCTCGAGCTATTCGAGGAACCGGAGGAAGCGCAACCGTGA